A window from uncultured Desulfobacter sp. encodes these proteins:
- a CDS encoding substrate-binding domain-containing protein — translation MIKKITCSIVFLFVVMPSLLWAADSTCKLVIYCGITMVKPMVEISKDFEKDTGCKVQFVKGGSGKLMELLLKNKNGDLFLPGSDSYVKKIEAEHPGLVVDKSEVGYNQAAIFVKKGNPKGIPPELSALTDEQYKVIIGSAERGSIGKETQKILTTYGNFDQVKARATITLHSESLVNAIKADKADVSINWYAVSTWQENEKFVDGLRIDEAFANKKKLVLAVLNDSKNQEQAKAFLAAAASNKGHSIFKKFGLAD, via the coding sequence ATGATTAAAAAAATCACCTGTTCAATCGTGTTTCTTTTCGTTGTTATGCCATCTCTTTTATGGGCCGCAGACTCCACCTGCAAGCTGGTCATCTACTGTGGCATCACCATGGTAAAACCCATGGTTGAAATTTCAAAAGATTTTGAAAAAGACACTGGATGCAAAGTGCAATTTGTCAAAGGGGGTTCAGGCAAATTAATGGAGCTGTTGTTAAAAAATAAAAACGGTGATCTTTTTTTGCCGGGTTCCGACTCTTATGTGAAAAAAATTGAAGCCGAGCATCCAGGCCTGGTCGTTGATAAATCGGAAGTAGGATATAACCAGGCCGCTATTTTTGTAAAAAAGGGGAATCCCAAAGGTATTCCGCCAGAGCTCTCGGCACTGACAGATGAACAGTACAAAGTAATAATCGGGTCTGCTGAAAGGGGAAGCATAGGAAAGGAAACACAAAAAATTCTAACAACTTATGGCAATTTTGACCAAGTAAAAGCCAGAGCCACAATCACACTTCATTCAGAAAGTCTGGTCAATGCCATTAAAGCAGATAAAGCAGATGTGAGTATTAACTGGTATGCGGTCTCAACCTGGCAGGAAAATGAAAAATTTGTGGACGGACTTCGCATAGATGAGGCCTTTGCCAACAAGAAAAAACTGGTCCTGGCCGTATTAAACGATTCAAAAAATCAGGAGCAGGCAAAGGCGTTTCTGGCAGCGGCAGCATCTAACAAAGGACACAGTATCTTTAAAAAATTTGGCCTGGCGGATTAA
- a CDS encoding aminobutyraldehyde dehydrogenase, producing the protein MKLWINGQWCDGSEGVLDIENPATGEIIDQVAKAGASDVAKAVAAAKAAFPAWSAMPPRDRSMLMWKLADLMQENIEELAKTESEDTGKPYEFLSLGGDLPFCIDNMRFFAGAARDNSGHHAGEYTSGYTTIYRREPVGVVGQIAPWNYPLLMAVWKIGPALAAGCTTVLKPASLTPRTSLMLGELSKKAGIPDGVVNVITGNVGPAIVNHKDIRMISVTGATSTGAAIMQSSAESIKRVHLELGGKAPLMVFQDADPDLVAAKASVGAFCNSGQDCTAATRVICHESIVKEVTAKLVEAMKAVKVGNPFDSDTMMGSMISKEHMLAVDGFVQRAKAAGGNILCGGKILDGPGYFYTPTVIDNVAQDSEIVQKEVFGPVITIQSFKEESEGLAMANDTVFGLASSVFTRDVARAMRVAKALEFGCVWVNDHLPLVSEAPHGGFKQSGFGKDLSAEAVGDYLVTKHVMVNTTV; encoded by the coding sequence ATGAAACTTTGGATCAATGGCCAATGGTGTGATGGTTCAGAAGGTGTTCTGGACATAGAGAATCCTGCAACAGGAGAAATTATCGACCAGGTTGCCAAGGCCGGTGCCTCAGATGTGGCCAAAGCCGTTGCTGCCGCAAAAGCAGCCTTTCCGGCATGGAGCGCCATGCCCCCACGGGATCGCAGCATGCTGATGTGGAAACTGGCAGACCTCATGCAGGAAAACATCGAAGAACTGGCCAAAACAGAGAGCGAGGACACCGGCAAGCCCTATGAATTTTTAAGTCTTGGCGGGGATCTGCCCTTCTGCATCGACAATATGCGCTTTTTTGCAGGGGCGGCCCGGGACAACAGCGGTCATCACGCAGGGGAATACACAAGTGGATACACCACCATCTACCGCCGGGAACCCGTTGGCGTGGTGGGCCAGATTGCCCCCTGGAACTATCCGTTGCTCATGGCTGTGTGGAAGATCGGCCCGGCCCTTGCTGCCGGGTGTACCACTGTATTAAAACCGGCAAGTCTGACCCCTCGTACCTCGCTGATGCTGGGAGAGCTGTCCAAAAAAGCCGGTATTCCTGACGGGGTAGTCAATGTAATCACCGGAAATGTGGGTCCTGCCATTGTAAATCACAAAGATATCCGCATGATTTCCGTGACCGGTGCCACAAGCACTGGGGCCGCCATCATGCAAAGCTCTGCCGAATCCATCAAACGGGTTCATCTGGAACTGGGCGGCAAAGCCCCTCTCATGGTATTCCAGGATGCAGATCCTGACCTTGTGGCGGCCAAAGCTTCTGTTGGGGCATTTTGCAACTCCGGCCAGGACTGCACCGCAGCCACCCGGGTTATTTGCCATGAGTCCATTGTTAAAGAGGTTACCGCTAAACTTGTAGAGGCCATGAAGGCGGTAAAGGTGGGCAATCCCTTTGACAGCGACACCATGATGGGTTCCATGATCTCCAAAGAACATATGCTGGCGGTGGACGGGTTTGTCCAGCGGGCCAAGGCAGCCGGTGGCAACATCCTGTGCGGCGGCAAAATATTGGATGGTCCGGGTTATTTTTATACACCCACCGTCATTGACAACGTGGCCCAGGATTCGGAAATTGTACAAAAAGAGGTCTTTGGCCCTGTTATTACCATCCAGAGCTTTAAAGAAGAGTCTGAAGGCCTTGCCATGGCCAATGACACGGTATTCGGACTGGCCTCATCCGTATTTACCCGTGATGTGGCACGCGCCATGCGGGTGGCCAAGGCCCTTGAGTTCGGATGCGTGTGGGTGAACGACCACCTGCCCCTGGTTTCCGAAGCGCCCCACGGCGGGTTCAAACAGTCCGGATTCGGCAAGGATCTCTCCGCCGAGGCGGTTGGCGATTATCTGGTGACCAAACATGTAATGGTCAATACCACCGTTTAA
- a CDS encoding aldehyde ferredoxin oxidoreductase family protein has translation MKGFFNRILYVDLYNQKVEINTVDQSVYEKFLGGKGLATWLLTELNPPGVDPLSPENRLIFATGAVTGTATWGSSRYGVFTKSPLTGLYAESYSGGKVPEAIAAAGFDAIVIHGRADGLTLMEITPEGAFFHDAAHLAGKDTFETESAVKAEFSGKYPKGWKTGLSVIGPAAEAGVKFSIIKNDGWRCAGRAGTGTVMGSKNIKAIFFAGNIKRDVFDKKGVIQLSKKMAADAKEHPVVQAYKSMGTSQMVKVMNNAGAFPTRYWTKGYAPHWEKISADALHTQCDVTPHACAKCYLSCGRMTKVMQGPHKGLVLEGPEYETLYTFGGLCMIEEIEEIVRLNHVCDSLGIDTITAGNMASFAMMAYEQRKSDYAIHFGDAQAIEDLLVKIVANEPGIGQTLAQGIRHAAKVYGLEHEAVHVKGMEPAGYEPRVLKGMGLAYASSDRGACHLRATFYKPELAGMIDPKQTDGKAKLFIDFEDRLTLFDTMILCKFYRDLYPWELLGEMITAATGIDGSKENLSAIALNVATQAREFNLREGMTPEDETLTPAFFKPLEDSGATLTQDEMNFMLSDYQKLRNWI, from the coding sequence ATGAAAGGTTTTTTTAATCGGATCCTTTATGTGGATCTGTATAATCAGAAAGTTGAGATCAATACTGTAGATCAATCGGTTTATGAAAAATTTCTGGGAGGAAAGGGGCTGGCGACCTGGTTGCTGACTGAACTGAACCCACCGGGTGTCGATCCCCTTTCCCCGGAGAACCGGCTGATCTTTGCCACAGGCGCCGTAACCGGCACCGCCACCTGGGGCAGTTCCAGGTACGGTGTTTTCACAAAATCCCCGTTGACCGGTCTTTATGCCGAGTCCTATTCGGGCGGCAAAGTCCCCGAAGCCATAGCGGCTGCAGGCTTTGACGCCATTGTCATCCATGGTCGGGCAGATGGTCTGACCCTGATGGAAATTACCCCGGAAGGGGCCTTTTTCCATGATGCAGCCCACCTTGCCGGCAAAGATACCTTTGAGACCGAGTCAGCCGTAAAAGCCGAATTCAGCGGCAAATATCCCAAAGGCTGGAAAACCGGACTCAGCGTGATCGGCCCGGCGGCCGAGGCCGGTGTTAAATTTTCCATCATCAAAAACGATGGATGGCGGTGTGCAGGTCGCGCCGGTACCGGGACGGTGATGGGCTCAAAAAACATCAAGGCTATTTTTTTTGCCGGCAACATAAAACGCGACGTGTTTGATAAAAAAGGGGTGATTCAGCTGTCCAAAAAAATGGCCGCAGACGCCAAAGAGCATCCGGTGGTCCAGGCCTACAAATCAATGGGCACTTCCCAGATGGTCAAGGTCATGAACAATGCCGGTGCTTTTCCCACCCGGTACTGGACCAAAGGATACGCCCCCCATTGGGAAAAAATATCGGCAGACGCCCTGCACACTCAATGTGACGTCACGCCCCATGCCTGCGCCAAATGCTATCTCTCCTGCGGCCGGATGACAAAGGTTATGCAGGGCCCCCACAAGGGACTGGTGCTTGAGGGGCCCGAGTACGAAACCCTGTACACCTTTGGCGGCCTGTGCATGATAGAGGAGATCGAAGAGATTGTCCGCCTCAACCATGTTTGCGACAGTTTAGGCATCGACACCATTACGGCCGGAAATATGGCGTCCTTTGCCATGATGGCCTATGAACAGAGGAAATCAGACTATGCCATCCACTTTGGTGACGCCCAGGCCATCGAAGACCTGCTTGTCAAAATTGTGGCCAACGAACCGGGCATCGGCCAAACCCTGGCCCAGGGCATTCGCCACGCGGCAAAGGTTTATGGTTTAGAGCACGAGGCTGTTCATGTCAAGGGCATGGAGCCTGCGGGATACGAGCCCAGGGTGCTTAAGGGCATGGGCCTGGCATATGCATCTTCCGACCGTGGCGCTTGCCATCTTAGGGCGACCTTTTACAAACCGGAACTTGCCGGCATGATTGATCCCAAACAGACCGATGGCAAGGCAAAACTCTTTATTGATTTTGAAGACAGGCTCACCTTGTTTGACACCATGATCCTGTGCAAGTTTTACCGGGATCTGTACCCCTGGGAACTGCTTGGTGAGATGATCACGGCGGCAACAGGTATCGACGGATCAAAGGAGAACCTGTCTGCCATCGCCCTGAACGTGGCGACCCAGGCCCGGGAATTCAACCTGCGGGAAGGCATGACCCCGGAAGACGAGACCCTGACGCCTGCTTTTTTCAAGCCCCTTGAAGACTCCGGTGCCACCCTGACCCAGGATGAAATGAATTTTATGCTCAGTGACTACCAGAAACTGCGAAACTGGATTTAA
- a CDS encoding ORF6N domain-containing protein, whose product MTEIELVATEQITEKIYLLRGTKVMLDRDLAALYRIETKSLKQSVRRNINRFPDDFMFELSKEEFAELKSQIVDSHSKNKSLRYSPMVFTEQGVAMLSSILRSDRAIQVNIQIMRTFTKMRNMIAENEALRKTVETLKQQTEERF is encoded by the coding sequence GTGACTGAAATAGAACTTGTTGCCACTGAACAAATCACAGAAAAAATTTATCTTCTCCGGGGCACCAAAGTCATGTTGGACAGAGATCTTGCCGCCCTTTACAGAATTGAAACAAAATCTTTAAAACAGTCCGTCAGAAGAAATATAAACCGTTTCCCAGATGATTTTATGTTTGAATTGTCAAAAGAGGAATTTGCAGAATTGAAGTCACAAATTGTAGACTCCCATTCTAAAAACAAAAGTTTAAGATATTCGCCCATGGTCTTTACAGAACAAGGCGTCGCAATGCTTTCCAGCATATTGCGAAGTGACCGGGCCATACAAGTAAATATCCAAATCATGCGAACCTTTACCAAAATGCGCAACATGATCGCCGAAAACGAAGCATTGCGCAAAACCGTAGAAACATTGAAGCAGCAAACAGAAGAACGCTTTTGA
- a CDS encoding hydrogenase-4 component G, protein MTNAPGSINSFTGMEYTLFQSRNRVSENNSVSNVSMETKIIQFSLEVRTGTRQNIGTQDALARFNQLDPELKASLTYNGKPISELSPEQAGELVSEDGYFGVDQTSQRIADFVIMGAGDDMEKLKAGREGVLQGFEDAEKAWGGKLPDISYETLAKTLETIDEKIRENGGSVVDVSI, encoded by the coding sequence ATGACAAATGCGCCTGGCAGTATAAATTCCTTTACCGGGATGGAATATACATTATTTCAGTCACGCAACAGGGTTTCAGAAAATAATTCGGTTTCAAACGTATCAATGGAGACTAAAATTATTCAATTCAGCCTGGAGGTTAGGACCGGTACCCGGCAAAATATTGGGACCCAGGATGCCCTTGCCCGGTTTAACCAGCTTGATCCTGAGCTGAAAGCCTCTTTGACCTATAACGGTAAACCCATTTCCGAATTGTCTCCCGAGCAGGCTGGGGAGCTTGTCAGTGAAGACGGCTATTTCGGCGTGGATCAGACATCCCAGCGCATTGCTGATTTTGTAATCATGGGTGCCGGTGATGATATGGAAAAGTTGAAAGCCGGACGGGAAGGGGTCCTTCAAGGATTTGAAGACGCGGAAAAAGCCTGGGGAGGCAAATTGCCCGACATATCCTATGAAACCCTGGCAAAGACCTTGGAAACCATTGACGAAAAAATCCGGGAGAATGGCGGCTCAGTTGTTGATGTGAGTATTTGA
- a CDS encoding methyl-accepting chemotaxis protein, with protein MGIRAKLNYYLLILLFIAFLCLLRMVNYEIRQKDAHLTDAIIENVIKKDERLIESLSINFQDIQQKLNQSTETTQKIVTSLYISSYGTLTKSIANQIFPLLINFEIEKAEKNIETLLAENPAISWIQFVTAEKPSDDEIFSRGTHLSGNMQKEFVHTIKDDFNYLTVTLQVNLESMEAISRIEEMFSEIISKNNEVVTGITTQQKQAIDDINKSSSSLSLKAQKTMNVKLIVIMSFTFIIVGCLVFFIAGSIVKPILLSVQFAEQIAKGNFTETIKSDRKDELGILIRSLNEMVSSLSKIFNELKENAMLLSSSSKKLSEVSDNLSSVSKKTDNNAKSVYDAAQTMNANINDVKQATQLAATNINVIVNSTDEMNAIIATSVKASEGMKKISSQAFGCGQTVLQTTNVLGESAKSITQITETITDISESTNLLALNATIESARAGEAGKGFAVVANEIKDLAQKTTEATMEIKQHVQGIQNSTKQVLEEISEITQLIDKVDKRADSMVESLEVQSGKTNEISDNISSVLMGIKEITDRITQNSVFSTRITEQSGMLTQESAVTSQESLNVKGKSDELNEIASKLFHTVEQFQL; from the coding sequence ATGGGAATTCGTGCAAAACTCAATTATTATTTGCTCATTCTTCTGTTCATCGCTTTTTTATGCCTTCTAAGAATGGTGAATTACGAAATCAGGCAAAAAGACGCCCATCTGACAGATGCCATTATCGAGAATGTAATCAAAAAGGATGAACGCTTGATTGAGTCCCTATCTATAAACTTTCAGGATATCCAGCAAAAACTTAATCAATCAACTGAAACAACCCAAAAAATCGTTACAAGCCTGTATATCTCATCGTATGGGACCCTGACCAAATCAATAGCCAACCAGATTTTCCCGCTTTTAATTAATTTTGAAATCGAAAAAGCGGAGAAAAACATTGAAACCCTGCTGGCTGAAAACCCTGCGATTTCATGGATACAATTTGTCACAGCTGAAAAACCTTCTGACGATGAAATATTTTCCCGGGGAACCCACCTCTCCGGTAACATGCAGAAAGAATTTGTGCACACCATCAAAGACGATTTTAATTATTTAACTGTAACGCTTCAGGTAAACCTTGAAAGCATGGAGGCAATATCCAGAATAGAGGAGATGTTTTCCGAAATCATTTCAAAAAACAATGAAGTGGTCACGGGTATAACGACCCAGCAAAAACAAGCGATTGACGATATAAATAAATCTTCGTCATCCCTTTCCTTAAAGGCCCAAAAAACTATGAATGTTAAATTGATTGTTATCATGTCTTTCACATTCATTATTGTGGGCTGCCTTGTATTTTTCATAGCCGGTTCCATTGTCAAACCCATTCTGCTCAGTGTTCAATTCGCCGAACAGATTGCAAAAGGAAATTTTACAGAAACAATCAAAAGTGACAGGAAAGATGAACTTGGCATACTTATACGGTCGTTGAATGAAATGGTTTCAAGTTTAAGCAAAATTTTCAACGAACTAAAAGAGAATGCTATGTTGTTATCCAGCTCTTCAAAAAAATTATCCGAAGTATCAGACAATCTGTCCTCAGTCTCAAAGAAAACAGATAACAACGCGAAAAGTGTTTACGATGCAGCCCAAACCATGAACGCTAACATCAATGATGTTAAACAGGCGACACAACTGGCAGCCACAAATATTAATGTTATCGTCAATTCTACGGATGAAATGAACGCGATCATTGCAACCTCTGTTAAGGCGTCAGAAGGTATGAAAAAAATCAGTTCCCAGGCATTCGGGTGCGGGCAAACCGTTTTGCAAACAACAAATGTACTTGGAGAAAGCGCAAAGAGCATCACCCAAATAACAGAAACGATTACCGACATTTCCGAGAGTACAAATCTGCTTGCGCTCAATGCCACCATTGAATCGGCCAGAGCGGGAGAAGCAGGAAAAGGGTTCGCCGTGGTTGCCAATGAGATCAAAGATCTGGCCCAGAAAACCACCGAGGCAACAATGGAGATTAAACAGCATGTGCAAGGCATTCAAAATTCCACAAAACAGGTCCTGGAAGAAATTTCTGAAATCACCCAGTTGATTGACAAAGTCGATAAACGAGCAGACAGTATGGTGGAATCCCTGGAAGTACAATCCGGCAAAACAAACGAAATTTCCGATAATATTTCATCGGTATTGATGGGCATCAAAGAGATCACAGATCGAATAACGCAAAATTCAGTTTTTTCCACCAGAATCACGGAGCAAAGCGGGATGCTCACCCAGGAGTCGGCTGTGACCTCCCAAGAGAGTCTAAATGTCAAAGGCAAAAGTGATGAATTAAATGAGATCGCATCAAAACTGTTTCATACAGTAGAACAGTTTCAACTATAA
- a CDS encoding agmatine deiminase family protein, giving the protein MTKLIQIQGDHPLAGPPANGFFSIPVRTPQSDGLTMPAEWEHHDACWMVWPCSEQCFKGVLQEAKQTYAKVARAIADFEPVYMLVNPEQRTEAENLLGKCVTLVDATCFDSWARDSAPTFVRDKKGNVAGIDWGFTGWGHYPITGPCDEAMAIDILRHLSMRRYTAPFILEGGSIHVDGQGTLITTEQCLLDPKRNVGFTKADFEAIFKTYLGIDKVLWLANGLDGDETTGHVDILASFARPGVILLNNCIDPDDPNFAVTQDARQRLTGAVDVAGNVIEIMDIPQPEPQKWNGERMDLSYINFYMPNGAIIMSAFDDPADEQAKEIMQSIFPDRTVIQIPSLPIFAGGGGIHCITQQQPSGIALPPF; this is encoded by the coding sequence ATGACAAAATTAATACAGATTCAGGGGGACCATCCACTGGCCGGTCCCCCGGCAAACGGTTTTTTCTCAATCCCTGTACGCACCCCCCAAAGTGACGGGCTGACCATGCCGGCTGAATGGGAGCATCATGATGCCTGCTGGATGGTGTGGCCCTGCTCTGAACAATGTTTCAAGGGCGTGCTGCAAGAAGCCAAACAAACCTATGCAAAGGTGGCCCGGGCCATTGCCGATTTTGAACCGGTATATATGCTGGTCAATCCCGAGCAGCGAACTGAAGCTGAAAACCTGTTAGGCAAGTGCGTCACCCTGGTTGATGCCACATGTTTTGACTCCTGGGCCCGGGACAGTGCACCCACCTTTGTGAGGGATAAAAAAGGCAATGTGGCCGGGATCGACTGGGGCTTTACCGGATGGGGCCACTACCCCATCACAGGCCCCTGTGATGAGGCCATGGCCATCGACATCCTGCGCCACCTGTCCATGCGGCGGTACACGGCCCCTTTTATCCTGGAAGGCGGTTCCATCCATGTGGACGGCCAGGGCACACTGATCACCACCGAGCAATGTCTGCTGGACCCCAAACGTAACGTGGGATTCACAAAAGCTGATTTCGAAGCCATTTTTAAGACCTACCTGGGCATCGATAAAGTGTTGTGGCTGGCCAACGGCCTTGACGGGGATGAGACCACAGGCCATGTGGACATTCTGGCTAGCTTTGCGCGGCCTGGAGTGATTTTGTTAAACAACTGCATTGATCCGGATGACCCTAATTTCGCCGTGACACAGGATGCCAGACAAAGGCTCACCGGCGCTGTTGATGTTGCAGGCAATGTTATAGAAATCATGGATATCCCCCAGCCTGAACCCCAGAAATGGAACGGGGAGCGCATGGATCTGTCATATATTAATTTTTATATGCCCAACGGCGCCATTATAATGTCCGCATTTGATGATCCGGCAGATGAGCAGGCAAAAGAAATTATGCAGTCAATCTTCCCGGACCGCACCGTTATCCAGATACCGAGCCTGCCCATTTTTGCGGGCGGCGGAGGGATACACTGTATCACCCAGCAGCAGCCTTCGGGCATTGCCCTGCCACCATTTTAA
- a CDS encoding CDP-archaeol synthase, with product MAYLLEGKWDAPVDRGLMFRDGRPFLGSHKTVRGVVGGIVAGGVGALVLNLPLWVGVWTGILSMAGDLLNSFIKRRLAKTEGQEFLVMDQLLEGALPLGVLVICAQLPLAGGIFLLLIFVVSAHVGAKFLTQVLRAEPFAGYTRRLRSRTRFREWRGCQTIEYPFHPIINIERTLYYHAFMKTVFKGLGLYERGKQNALDIHCRKLDFVFPDLPPVFDQYTVLFISDLHLDCMEGITDKAKALVSELSPDLCVLGGDYRTEVWGSYSLALENIERLLADINPKDGIFAILGNHDCLEMVTPLRKKGVRFLVNDNAVIERSGERIWIAGVDDPYYFEGHDLDEAFIGIPEKDFSILAAHTPAIFKAAEKFGPNLYLCGHTHAGQVQIPGIGPVITHARVPRKMVYGQWCFKSMMGYTSAGLGTSGLPVRFGCRGEVVLIRLKRS from the coding sequence TTGGCTTATCTTCTGGAAGGAAAATGGGATGCCCCGGTTGACAGGGGGCTGATGTTTCGTGATGGCCGGCCTTTTTTAGGCAGCCACAAAACCGTTCGGGGGGTGGTCGGAGGCATTGTAGCCGGAGGTGTCGGCGCTCTGGTCCTAAATCTTCCCCTATGGGTTGGGGTATGGACCGGGATCCTCAGCATGGCCGGGGATCTTTTGAACAGCTTTATCAAACGTCGTTTGGCCAAAACAGAGGGTCAGGAATTCCTCGTCATGGACCAACTCCTGGAAGGGGCATTGCCCTTGGGCGTTTTGGTCATTTGTGCCCAGTTACCCCTGGCCGGTGGCATATTCCTTCTTCTGATTTTCGTTGTCTCGGCCCATGTCGGCGCCAAGTTTCTGACCCAGGTTTTGAGAGCTGAACCCTTTGCCGGATATACGCGCAGACTGAGATCCAGGACCCGGTTCCGGGAATGGCGTGGGTGCCAGACCATCGAGTATCCCTTTCATCCCATCATCAACATCGAGCGGACTCTGTATTACCATGCCTTCATGAAAACGGTGTTCAAAGGCTTGGGGCTTTATGAACGAGGAAAGCAGAATGCCTTGGATATCCATTGCAGAAAACTGGACTTTGTTTTTCCCGATCTTCCCCCTGTTTTTGATCAATATACGGTTTTATTTATTTCCGACCTTCATCTGGACTGTATGGAGGGAATTACTGACAAGGCAAAGGCGCTTGTGTCTGAATTGAGTCCGGACCTCTGTGTCCTTGGTGGGGATTACCGGACTGAAGTATGGGGGTCTTATTCCTTAGCTTTGGAAAATATTGAACGTCTGCTTGCCGATATCAACCCCAAAGACGGCATTTTTGCAATCCTGGGCAATCATGACTGCCTGGAAATGGTCACACCGCTGCGCAAAAAAGGAGTACGGTTCCTGGTGAATGACAATGCTGTCATTGAAAGGTCTGGAGAAAGAATCTGGATCGCAGGGGTGGATGATCCCTATTACTTTGAAGGTCATGACCTTGACGAAGCATTTATCGGTATTCCGGAAAAGGATTTTTCCATTTTGGCTGCCCATACCCCGGCGATTTTCAAGGCTGCAGAAAAATTTGGTCCCAATCTCTATCTTTGCGGCCATACGCATGCCGGCCAGGTTCAGATCCCAGGAATTGGACCTGTGATCACCCATGCCCGGGTGCCCCGTAAAATGGTCTATGGCCAGTGGTGCTTTAAGTCCATGATGGGGTATACCAGTGCAGGGTTAGGGACTTCAGGTCTTCCGGTCCGGTTCGGCTGCCGGGGAGAAGTGGTGCTGATTCGTCTGAAAAGATCGTAA
- the aguB gene encoding N-carbamoylputrescine amidase produces the protein MEKIKVAVTQTACSNTYETNVKKAETIVRKAAAQGANIILLQELFSGPYFCKVEDFSYFSLAQNADDSDLIKRFSSLAKELGVVLPISFFEQANQAYFNSVAMIDADGSVLGIYRKTHIPQGPGYEEKYYFSPGDTGFKVWNTRFGKVGVGICWDQWFPETARSMALMGADILLYPTAIGSEPKMPGYDSQPHWQRAMQGHSAANVMPVCASNRIGTESDRDVEITFYGTSFITGNTGEILAQCDRETEDIKIVSFDFKEIENMRAGWGLFRDRRPDEYATIGTLDGDINLK, from the coding sequence ATGGAAAAAATAAAGGTTGCAGTCACCCAGACGGCCTGCAGCAACACCTATGAAACCAATGTAAAAAAGGCGGAAACGATTGTGCGCAAGGCTGCGGCCCAAGGCGCAAATATCATCCTGCTCCAGGAGCTGTTTTCAGGCCCCTATTTTTGCAAAGTAGAAGACTTCAGCTATTTTTCCCTGGCTCAGAACGCAGATGACAGTGATCTGATCAAACGGTTCAGCAGTCTGGCCAAAGAACTTGGGGTGGTGCTGCCCATCAGCTTTTTTGAGCAGGCCAACCAAGCCTATTTCAACAGTGTGGCCATGATTGACGCCGACGGTTCTGTCCTCGGGATCTACCGAAAAACCCATATTCCCCAGGGACCTGGCTATGAAGAAAAATATTATTTCAGCCCGGGAGACACAGGTTTTAAGGTGTGGAATACCCGATTCGGTAAGGTAGGGGTCGGCATCTGCTGGGACCAATGGTTTCCGGAAACCGCACGCAGCATGGCGCTCATGGGGGCGGATATTTTGCTGTACCCCACGGCCATCGGATCTGAACCCAAAATGCCGGGGTATGATTCCCAGCCCCACTGGCAGCGAGCCATGCAGGGTCATTCCGCGGCCAATGTGATGCCGGTGTGTGCCTCCAACCGAATCGGCACAGAAAGCGACCGGGATGTTGAAATCACCTTTTACGGCACCTCATTTATCACCGGCAACACCGGAGAGATTCTTGCCCAGTGTGACCGTGAAACCGAAGATATTAAAATCGTCTCTTTTGATTTCAAAGAAATTGAAAACATGCGGGCGGGCTGGGGGCTGTTCCGGGACCGGCGTCCGGACGAGTACGCAACGATTGGAACCCTTGACGGTGACATAAATTTGAAGTGA